Proteins encoded in a region of the Leopardus geoffroyi isolate Oge1 chromosome E2, O.geoffroyi_Oge1_pat1.0, whole genome shotgun sequence genome:
- the FPR2 gene encoding N-formyl peptide receptor 2, whose translation METNLSITPNEYEEILHESAGYTVLWILSLVVLGITFVLGILGNGLVIWVAGFRMARSVTTICYLNLALADFSFTATLPFLIVSMAMKERWPFGWFLCKVIHIVVDINLFGSVFLIAFIALDRCICVLHPVWAQNHRTVSLATKLIIGPWIFALVLTLPVFIFFTTVNDGRGNIYCTFNFARWGNSIEQRLKVAITMLTIRGIIRFIIGFSMPMSIVAICYGLIAAKICKKGMIKSSRPLRVLTAVVASFFLCWFPFQMVALLSTVWLKQILFEGKYKILDVLTNPTSSLAFFNSCLNPILYVFMGQDFRERLIHSLPASLERALTEDLSQTSDTTNKSTLPHEEAELQAM comes from the coding sequence ATGGAAACCAACCTCTCCATCACTCCGAATGAATATGAAGAGATACTCCACGAGTCTGCTGGCTACACTGTTCTGTGGATCCTATCACTGGTGGTGCTTGGGATCACCTTTGTCCTTGGCATCCTGGGCAATGGGCTTGTGATCTGGGTGGCTGGATTCCGGATGGCACGCAGTGTCACCACCATCTGTTACCTGAACTTGGCCTTGGCCGACTTCTCTTTCACTGCCACTCTGCCATTTCTCATTGTCTCAATGGCCATGAAAGAACGGTGGCCTTTTGGCTGGTTCCTGTGTAAGGTAATTCACATTGTGGTGGACATCAACCTGTTTGGAAGTGTCTTCCTCATTGCTTTCATTGCCCTGGACCGCTGTATTTGTGTCTTGCATCCAGTCTGGGCCCAGAACCACCGCACTGTAAGTCTGGCTACAAAACTCATCATTGGACCCTGGATTTTTGCCCTAGTCCTTACCTTGCCAGTTTTCATCTTCTTCACTACAGTAAATGATGGAAGAGGGAATATATACTGTACTTTCAACTTTGCACGCTGGGGCAACAGTATTGAACAGAGGTTGAAGGTGGCTATCACCATGTTGACAATCAGAGGGATCATCCGGTTTATCATTGGCTTCAGTATGCCAATGTCCATTGTTGCTATCTGCTATGGGCTCATTGCTGCCAAGATATGTAAAAAAGGCATGATTAAATCCAGCCGTCCCTTAAGGGTCCTTACTGCTGTTGtggcttccttctttctctgttggtTCCCCTTTCAAATGGTTGCCCTTTTAAGCACAGTCTGGCTCAAACAGATACTGTTTGAGGGCAAGTACAAAATCCTTGATGTCCTGACTAATCCAACAAGCTCCCTGGCCTTCTTCAACAGCTGCCTCAATCCAATCCTTTACGTCTTCATGGGCCAAGACTTCCGAGAGAGACTGATCCACTCCCTGCCTGCCAGTCTGGAGAGGGCCCTTACTGAGGACTTATCCCAGACCAGTGACACAACAAACAAATCCACTTTGCCTCATGAAGAAGCAGAGTTACAGGCAATGTGA